Part of the Leptotrichia trevisanii DSM 22070 genome is shown below.
GGAGTTTTTCTTTTATCTTTTGGCAAGTTATTGTAAAAGCTGTGTGATAAAAACTCAATTGCAGCCTTTGCCCCTAAATATGATCCTCCTATTCCAATTACAACTAAAACTTCTGAATCATTTTTAATTTTTTCAGCTGCCTTTTTTATTCTGACAAACTCATCCTTGTCATAATTTTCAGGCAAGTCAACCCATCCTAAAAAATCATTTCCTGCTCCACTTTTTGAAGTCAGCACTTCATTTGCCAACTCTACATACGGTTTAATCTGTTTTAATTCATTTTCGTTAAAAAAATTTTTTGCAAATTGATAATTAAAATTCAATTTCATTTTCTTTTATCTCCTTAATATACATATTTTATTTCCCAGATTCCCTGAAAATCAAAAAATCCCTGTCATTTCACACATAGTAATCCAACTTTAAAATTGAACAAAATTATAAATTTAAAAACTTAAATCTTTTTTTCAATTAAAGTATAACAAAAAAAGTATTTTTTTTCAAATTTTTCTATCATATTTTTAGATTTTTAAAAATTTTTTCTAAAAATTTTAAATTTTATCACATATGCCCTGTATTATATTCAAAATCGGACTTGTTCCAGTTGGATAAATTCAAGACTTTTAATCTCAGCTTTAAAATCGTTCTGCTGTGCTTGCATTTTTTATATTGAACTAATTAAGGCTAAATAAATTTAAGATTTTAATAAAATAGTCACAACTTTAAATTTAATTTATTCATATCTTGTTAAATTTCCCTTGCTTACAGTTCCCTTAACATTAAAATTATCATCAAAATATGTCAAATCCGCAAAATATCCTTCCTTTATAAATCCATATTTTTGATCCACAGCCACAGCTTCAGCAGGATAGGAAGTAGCCATTCTAAGTGCTTCCTCAAGCGAAACATGCACCTTTTCCACAAGATTTTTTATCCCCTCAATCATAACAAGCGCTGAACCTCCCAAAGTTCCTTCTGGCGAAACACATTTTCCATTTTTATATAAAACTCGATTCCCTTCAAACATAAATTCCGTCATATTATCAGTTCCAGCAGGACTAACCGCATCCGTCACAAGATAAAGTCTGTCCTTCAATATTTTCTTAGCAATTTCCACGGAAGCAAAATCCATATGAAGCCCATCAACTATTATCCCGCAATTTGTCGTATCATTATTGAATAAAAACCCTACAACTCCAGGCTCTCTCGAATCCAACGCCCTCATTGCATTATATAAATGTGTCGCACAGTTAAAATAGTCTTTCTTTTCCATGCATTCCTTATAAGTTGCATTCGTATGCCCCACAGCGATATTAATCCCCCCCTTTTTCAATTTTTCAAGATGTTCAATCTTAGCCTTTTCAGGAGCTATTGTTATTATTTTCGTAGCCTCAGTCCCTGCATCCGCTATTTTTTGTACCATTTCATCAGACAGGACTCTTATATATTCAGGACGGTGAATCCCCTTTTTCTCAACACTTATATACGGTCCTTCAATATGAAGTCCCAAAACTCCAATTTCCTCCTTATCCTTCATTTCCTTCATAAGATTCAGAGCTTTTTCTATTTTCTCATCTGGAGAAGTTATAAGCGTTGGTAAAAACGAAGTACATCCGTATCTTTTATTAGTCTCATTCATTATCTCAAGTGTTTTTCTCGAAATATCATCATTAAACAGCACTCCTCCACATCCGTTAATCTGCAAGTCAATAAACCCTGGCGACAATACCATCCCTTTGACATCAACTACTTCCTGATTTTCCACTTCCTTTTCCTCAATCAAATCAAAATCTGTTACTTTTTTTATAAATTTCCCCTCTAAAACAACCGCATTTTCCCCAATAAACTTCTCCCCATCAAAAATTTTCGCATTTTTTATAATCATCTCAACAATTCCTCTCTATTTTGCTAATTCAATCAAATATTTTTTATACTCTTCCAAATCCAAGTTCTTAGCTTCAATTTCCTTAAAATACCTATATGTCTTAACCTTTATATCTGAAGCCGCCATCTCATCAATTACCAGTACCGCCCTTCTGTGCAGCTGTAAAGCCGAGATCGTCCAAAGATGGTTTACTCCGCCTTCTACCCCATGATAAACAGCACGAGCCTTTTTGTAGCCATTCGCAAGAATCATAACTTCCTTTGAGTCCATAAGCGTTCCTACACCAATTGTCAAGGCTAGTTTTGGCACTTTTTCAATGTCATTGTCAAAAAATCTTGAATTTGCCAAAATTGTATCATAAGTTAGATCCTTGTCCCTTGTATGTGAAGAAAGCGACGAACCTGGCTCATTAAATGCTATATGTCCATCTTCTCCGACTCCACCTAAAAACAGCTGGATACCTCCAACTCTTTTTATTTTTCCCTCATAATCTTGACATTCCTTTTCCAAATCTTTCGCACATCCATCCAGAATATTTATATTTTCTTTTTTTATATCAATATACTTAAAAAAGTTTTCAATCATAAAATAATGATAACTTTGCGGATCTTCTGGCTTTAATCCCACATACTCATCCATATTAAAAGTCACGACATTTTCAAATGACAATATTTTCTCATTGTACAAATTTATCAGTTCCTTATAAGTCGCAAGCGGTGTAGAACCAGTAGGAAGCCCCAGCACAAAAGGCTTTTCCTTTGTAGGCCTAAATTTTAATATTTTTTTCGCTATCTGATATGCACTCCATCTTGCAACTTCATCAGCATTTTTCAAAATAATTACACGCATTCAATTCACTTCCTTTAATATTTTTTAAAAATTTAAATTTTCATTAAAAACAACTCTTACCATTATTATATAACCTTTTTTAATTATGTCAAGTGTATTTTTACTTTTTATAAAATCTTAGCAATTTCTATTGGAAAAAATACAAAAAACATTGTATAATTTATATGGTGATGATAAATAAAAAAACTGTAAATTACAGTAAATTAATTAGGAGGAAATATGAAGACGTATTTAGTAACAGGTGCCGCTGGCTTTATCGGTGCCAATTATTTAAAGTATATTTTAAACAAATACAAAAATGAAGAAATTAAGGTAATTGTGGTTGATGCACTGACTTATGCTGGAAATTTAGGAACAATTGCTTATGAAATTAAAGATGAAAGAGTAAAATTTGAAAAAGTTGATATTCGTGATCAAAAGGAAATTGCTAGAATTTTTTCTGAAAATGATGTTGACTTTGTTGTAAACTTTGCAGCGGAATCACACGTTGATCGTTCCATCGAAAATCCACAAATATTCTTAGAAACAAATATTCTTGGTACGCAAAATCTTTTGGAAAATGCAAAAAAAGCGTGGACTGTCGCAAAAGATGAAAATGGCTACCCAGTTTATAAAGAAGGTGTAAAATATTTACAAGTTTCCACAGATGAAGTTTATGGAAGCCTTTCAAAAGATTATGACACAGCGATTAATTTGGTAATTGACGATGAAGAAGTGAAAAAAGTTGTAAAAAACAGAACAAATTTAAAAACTTACGGGAAAAAATTCTTTACAGAAAAAACTGCCCTTGATCCAAGAAGTCCGTATTCAGCTTCTAAAGCGAGTGCAGATCACATCGTAATCGCCTACGGTGAAACTTACAAAATGCCAATAAACATCACAAGATGTTCAAACAACTACGGCCCTTACCACTTCCCGGAAAAATTAATCCCGCTTATGATTAAAAACGTGCTGGAAGGCAAGAAATTACCAGTTTACGGAAAAGGGGACAACGTAAGAGACTGGGTTTATGTGGAAGATCACTGCAAAGGAATTGACTTGGTTTTAAGAAATGCTGATATTTACGAAATTTACAATATTGGTGGTTTTAACGAAGAACAAAATATTAACATTGTAAAACTGGTTATCGACATTTTAAAAGAAGAAATTGGAAATAATGACGAATACAAAAAAGTTCTAAAAACTGATTTGCAGAATATAAACTATGATTTAATTACTTACGTTCAGGACAGACTTGGACACGATATGAGATATGCCATCGATCCTTCAAAAATCGCAAGGGATTTGGGATGGTATCCAGAAACAGACTTTGAAACAGGTATTAGAAAAACTGTAAAATGGTACTTGGAACATCAGGACTGGGTAAATGAGGTAGTTTCGGGAGATTATCAAAAATATTATGAAGAAATGTACGGAAATAAATAATCAAATTTATATAAAAAAGGAGCAAATCAATGAACAATTTTACAATAAAGGAAACTCCAATAAAAGATTTAGTAATAATCGAGCCAAAAGTTTTTGGAGATGAAAGAGGATTTTTTATGGAAACTTACAACCAAAAATCCTTTGAAGAATTAGGACTTACAATGAACTTCGTCCAAGACAACCACTCAAAATCAAAAAAAGGCGTTTTGCGTGGACTTCACTTCCAGACAAAACACACTCAAGGAAAATTAGTACGAGTAATAAAGGGAAGCGTCTACGATGTGGCAGTTGATTTAAGAAAAGGAAGCAAAACTTTTGGAAAATGGTACGCAGTAAAATTATCCGCTGAAAATAAATTAATGTTCTACGTTCCAGAAGGTTTTGCACATGGCTTTCTAACACTAGAAGATGAAACAGAATTTGTTTACAGATGTACAGATTTATATGCCCCTGAATACGACAGCGGGCTTTTATGGAGCGACAAAACTTTAAATATCGACTGGAAATTTGAAGAATTTGGAATAAATCCCGATGAACTGACGATTTCTGATAAAGATAAAATTCAACAGAAATTTGATGAAAACAAAAATTATTTTGAATAAAAAACAATCTAAAATTAGCTATTTCTTAACTGAGATAGCTTTTTTCTTTTACAAAAAAAGACAGAAAAAACTTCTTTTCAAAAGCCTTCCTGCCTAAATCACTTTCTCCTACTTTAATAGTACACTCGCTCTGTTCTTGTACAACTATACCCCCAAGGAGTTGGATAAGTACAATCTTTCAGAGCTTCTTTCCACAATTGTCGATCAAAAAGTTCACAACCAACAACACTCAACCCTAACAAAACCACTACCAAAATTCTAATTAAATTTTTCATAATACCTATTCTCCTTAAGACACCTTCTATTTTCTAGTATTATACCACACAATTATTTTAATTCAATTTCAAATACCTGTTTTTTTTTTTGATTAGAATTATATTATAAACCTAAATTTTTTAACCCAAAATAGTAAAATTAAATATTTCCAGTAATGCTTCATAAAATATTCATAACTTTTGTTTGATTTTAAAACCCTTTTACCACTCTAATTTTATTTTTTTTGATAAACCCTTACATAATCAACTTTCATTTCTGTCGGAAAATCCACATCCCCATCTTCACCAGTTTTCTTGCTCAAAGCCACATTTATCATTATGAAATATGGTTGATTAAACGGATTTTGCAGTCCTCTTTTTTCCAGTTCCTTGTAAGAGAATTTTTTATACACCTTATTGTTAAATAGCCATTTTATTTCCTTATCATCCCATTCCACCGCATAAGTATTAAAGTTAGTCAATTTTTCCCTAGGCCATTTACTCAGTTTGTAATCATCCCCATCAAATGTTTCATAAGTGTTGTCACTTTTCAGCACGTGAAGTGTCCCTGTCGCACGTCGCATATCATCCCCATAAGTTTCCACTATGTCAATTTCTCCAACTGCTGGCCCTCCCGTAGCTTGAGAATACCCTTCAGGCCACAGCCAGAACGCAGGCCAAGTCCCGATTCCTTCAGGCATAGCCGCTCTCAT
Proteins encoded:
- the rfbC gene encoding dTDP-4-dehydrorhamnose 3,5-epimerase — its product is MNNFTIKETPIKDLVIIEPKVFGDERGFFMETYNQKSFEELGLTMNFVQDNHSKSKKGVLRGLHFQTKHTQGKLVRVIKGSVYDVAVDLRKGSKTFGKWYAVKLSAENKLMFYVPEGFAHGFLTLEDETEFVYRCTDLYAPEYDSGLLWSDKTLNIDWKFEEFGINPDELTISDKDKIQQKFDENKNYFE
- the nagB gene encoding glucosamine-6-phosphate deaminase; translation: MRVIILKNADEVARWSAYQIAKKILKFRPTKEKPFVLGLPTGSTPLATYKELINLYNEKILSFENVVTFNMDEYVGLKPEDPQSYHYFMIENFFKYIDIKKENINILDGCAKDLEKECQDYEGKIKRVGGIQLFLGGVGEDGHIAFNEPGSSLSSHTRDKDLTYDTILANSRFFDNDIEKVPKLALTIGVGTLMDSKEVMILANGYKKARAVYHGVEGGVNHLWTISALQLHRRAVLVIDEMAASDIKVKTYRYFKEIEAKNLDLEEYKKYLIELAK
- the nagA gene encoding N-acetylglucosamine-6-phosphate deacetylase, with protein sequence MIIKNAKIFDGEKFIGENAVVLEGKFIKKVTDFDLIEEKEVENQEVVDVKGMVLSPGFIDLQINGCGGVLFNDDISRKTLEIMNETNKRYGCTSFLPTLITSPDEKIEKALNLMKEMKDKEEIGVLGLHIEGPYISVEKKGIHRPEYIRVLSDEMVQKIADAGTEATKIITIAPEKAKIEHLEKLKKGGINIAVGHTNATYKECMEKKDYFNCATHLYNAMRALDSREPGVVGFLFNNDTTNCGIIVDGLHMDFASVEIAKKILKDRLYLVTDAVSPAGTDNMTEFMFEGNRVLYKNGKCVSPEGTLGGSALVMIEGIKNLVEKVHVSLEEALRMATSYPAEAVAVDQKYGFIKEGYFADLTYFDDNFNVKGTVSKGNLTRYE
- a CDS encoding dTDP-glucose 4,6-dehydratase, translated to MKTYLVTGAAGFIGANYLKYILNKYKNEEIKVIVVDALTYAGNLGTIAYEIKDERVKFEKVDIRDQKEIARIFSENDVDFVVNFAAESHVDRSIENPQIFLETNILGTQNLLENAKKAWTVAKDENGYPVYKEGVKYLQVSTDEVYGSLSKDYDTAINLVIDDEEVKKVVKNRTNLKTYGKKFFTEKTALDPRSPYSASKASADHIVIAYGETYKMPINITRCSNNYGPYHFPEKLIPLMIKNVLEGKKLPVYGKGDNVRDWVYVEDHCKGIDLVLRNADIYEIYNIGGFNEEQNINIVKLVIDILKEEIGNNDEYKKVLKTDLQNINYDLITYVQDRLGHDMRYAIDPSKIARDLGWYPETDFETGIRKTVKWYLEHQDWVNEVVSGDYQKYYEEMYGNK